Genomic window (Arachis hypogaea cultivar Tifrunner chromosome 13, arahy.Tifrunner.gnm2.J5K5, whole genome shotgun sequence):
tattaagtTTTGAATGTTTATCtagattttggatatttttttaatagatttattctattttgttaggatttagagtttctTTATGTACAATAATTTTAGATGTTCCtttttatatgttttgaatttttttatattttagattttttttgtcaGGCAAAAACATTATTATGGTTGCTGTCGCGATCAGAAGGAGGGACGGTAGCAGGGAGATGCACGATGCCATCTACAAGGGAGGCGCACAAAACGCTATAAAAATGATGGCGATAGAGAAACACATAACAGTCCAGAATTAATGGCGGTAGAAAAAGTGTACATATCACTATAAAATTgacagcgccagaaagatgcaggACATTGCAGAATTGATGATCAGTAAAAGAACGCAAAGTAAAGGAGGAGTGACGAGTAAAATaagtattatatataaatacaaatgtcAAAATTAGTTTGATAGCTATCTACTAAGaattatataagaaaaaaataatcaatttgagTTGATTTAGTAGTTAGTTTATTATTCTGCTTAAATAAATGTGAATAATGTATTATGTATATAGCAGTTTATTCGCAAACAATAAACTcttaaatgaaatttaaatttgtgaCGAATTAATCTTTAACCTATTAAATTGAGAGATATTACGAAAAAAATTAAcgttaaatcaattttttattaatataaaatcataattttgttataaattggttgatttattaaattattagcaGTAGTATTagttacttatattttttaaaaaaaggaatAATATTTAAGAGTAGAAATTAAATGTTTTACGAAGATAAAAATGATAACATTtgacattaaataaaagtgtaaatatcaaaataatattGCCAATGAACTATAACTCAAATGATATAATCTTTTTATACTCACCTAAGAAGTTGGGATTCgagtctttttattttttgtaaaagaatatatatataaaaataatattaatatatttaagtaGAAAGATAATTCTCCACCcccttttttcctttgtttttgacGGACAATTTTCCCCCTCGAAACTGAAGAATAAACGCATAAAAGCAGTTGGTCATTACTCATTAGTCGTCATACCCATTGTGCCAAATGTTAACAGCATaggttaatttatttttttttaaaataataatgcaatctttttctataaattcgtacaaatatataatgaaaaaaaaaactatataagaAATAACATTATaaaaagtagaaataaaattACTATTCccttattttttaatgtataaatgtCACTAGTACtaatttatattagactaaaaagaaaataaacttttgaaaaacaaatatttattttatttatgaactatttgttttatattttttaaaaaatagaacaaaaaataaataatatttttatacttttgatAAACAGGTAAAGATATGATAGAAACAGTTGacgagaaaaaaatataaatatttattactattaaggtttataattaatttttcccAAATCTGtccttaaaatatataaatataaagatgttaaattttatttactaTCAATTATTCAGatgattaaaatatttattacagtatattaaaatgtaaaacaattaaatatttaattaaattatgtaatataatttatttattcatacatAAGTATGACTACttttttgtaatttaattaaaaataagactTACATATTTACTAGATTTATATCTATATAATTTAACTGCTTCttatgctaataaaaatatttttatttctaaaaatattgtTATTTCTATATGTTGTGATTATAAGAAGTGCGCATGACATTGtgaaagaaataataattaaaaaaaaaagtgaaagtaTATAAAAGGAAAACAAATGTTATATGGGAAAAATAGAAAGCCCAGAGCGTCTCTTGTTGCTCCAGCTTTAATGGCGTGTGAGACTACGCTGAGTGTGTACACCTAGTAACCGCATGTAAATCTTCAATCTTTGCATGCTTCACCAACTCCTCACAAAAACAAAACCCCATTAACCCAATTCATATGATTCTCTCTAAAATGCTAAAATGCAATCCCAATTCTCATCATAAAGGaaccatttttattattctaaaaaaacTGTGACCCAGATGGCCAGACAGTCGTAACATCTTCTTTGAATCGATATCTGAAAAGGGTTCTCTGATTGCTTTGTGTGAGTTTTTCCTCTTGTGTtctctgtttttttctttttctctgcgTTTGTTCTTTCAGTTCTTTGTGTGTGAATGTGTTGAGATGGGTAAAGAAATGACTGAGAATGTGAAAGACGATGGTGAGCTTGAGGAGCTTGAGATGTTGCTGAATGAGATCCCTCGGGCAACATCGCACAATCTCCTCCACCTTTACCACAGGAATCGCCATGTtaatggtgatgatgatcatgatcaTGGAATGTGTGGTATGTATGATGATGTTGATGAGCCGTTAACAACTCAGATTCAGTATCCATGTGTTTCATCACCTTTGAGTGGCTTCTCTGACGGCTCTTCGTCAAGCTTGTTCCTCCATGGTGGACATTCCCTCTCTGACACTGGATCACCAACATTGGAGGATCTCAAATCCACCATTCCTTCTGGAAGCTCTTGTCACCCGAATCCTTTCTACTTGGATTCACTGACACCTGATTCAGCTTCCATTAACAGTGCCAATGGAAGCTTCGCTGATGAACTTGGCCTTTGTGCCAATTTGAGTCAAATGTACCTTGGAAATCAACATGACAGTCCGTACGATTCCAAAGATGTTTCAATGGGTATGAATGGGGTTCCGTTTCGTGATTGTTCCTTTACTGGAAATACTCCAATCAATGTCAACAAACACGGTGATTATTGCAATTTCAATAGGGAATTTTTAGATTGTGCGGCAGTCCAGTCACTGTTTCCCAGGAGTCCTATCAACCATGGTTCTGATATAAATCCGACATTATCAGGATTAACCCAGGATTACAAAATGGCTAATTTATTCGGACCAAGACAGTGTACTAAATGGCCTGAGACAGTTCCTTCTCAGTTGAATGGATTTGGTGTTTCAATGGATTCTCCAAGGCACAGAAGGCAGATGCTAGATAACTATTATTTCAGAGGAAATCAGGGACCGGTGCCTGCTGCTTCTTTGAGCCGAAATTCAGTGGTTGATGCTATACTATGTGCACAGAAAAACGGAATGAATTTAATGGAAGAGACATGCATGTCAAGATTGTCAAACTCTTCCCTTTGTACTAATTTAAGACCTTATTTGAGTGTTCAGCATAGCCACCCTTTATCTAATGCAagaactgtgcttccttcagATGCAAGAATCCCACAAGGGAATCTAGATTCTATCACCAGTGAGGGAAGCTTCATTTTACAAGGTGAAGGTTTAAATTATGTTGTTAACAGAGGCTCAGATCGTTCACGATGTCAGAATAAGGCTGCTGTGCGAGGTACTGGATATGGTAAACATCTAAGGAGAACGGAACTTGACACCCAGCACCAGGTTGTTGGATCTCATGGAAGTCCTAGGAGTGTTGGGATTGGTTGCTCATTCCCTTTGATGCCAAAGTATAGTTCCCTAGCCGAAGCTCgaagatatatatatttaatagccAAAGATCAGCATGGGTGTAGGTTCCTCCAAAGAACGTTTGAAGAGGGTACCCCAGAAGATGTTCAAGTGATATTTAATGAGATCATTGATCATGTGGTGGAACTTATGATGAATCCCTTTGGGAATTACCTTATGCAGAAGTTATTGGATGTATGCAGTGAAGAACAGAGAATGCAGATTCTACTCATAATTACTGAAGAACCAGGACAGCTTGTTAGAATCTCTTTAAACACCCATGGGTAGTCCTGCAACTTATGCAAATATTACAGTATTATATTTGACTAGATGATATCCAATTTGACATCATTCTTAACTTGTTTCCTCCCTTTTTATCAGCACTCGTGTGGTACAGAAGCTGATTGAGACTCTCAAAACCAGGCAGCAAATTTCATTAGTTGTATCAGCTCTTGAACCAGGATTCTTAGCTCTCATCAAAGACCTAAATGGAAACCATGTAGTTCAGCGTTGTTTGCTATGCCTGAACAATGAGGATAACAAGGTATGATGATCCATCTTATAATATTGTTGCAAATAAAAGTTCAGTCTTCTTGATATGTTTTTATAAACGGTTGATGGTGGATCATGATAACTAATCATCTCATGTGAAAGAGCACATTATTTGTTTCTCACGGATTCATTTCATTCTGGAAGTTATCACACTTATTGCTTAACATGCAACACTTTATTTGTTTGGATCGGTAGTTACAGGGAGACGTTTAAGGGGCGTGTTAAGTATGAAAGACATGATTCCACATTTTTTTCTGGCTTGGCTCTTGCCATCATTGATTTAACCTGCTACTCTTGCAATTTTTATGCTACCGTAGTTCGAGAAGTTTTGTATTCAGCGGAATATGTTTAGTAAAAGCTCTTGATGGTCATTACCAAGACAAATGATAGACTACATTTGCTTAGGTGTTATGGGTTGCATTAAGATTCCTGTTCTATATtggataaaaaaattgttttactgATGTATTATGGGTTGCAGcaatatttgtctttttattgAAAACATCAAGCATGTAACAAACATGTCATTGTAAAATAATGTATGTAGGATTTTCAAAGT
Coding sequences:
- the LOC112792250 gene encoding putative pumilio homolog 7, chloroplastic, with amino-acid sequence MGKEMTENVKDDGELEELEMLLNEIPRATSHNLLHLYHRNRHVNGDDDHDHGMCGMYDDVDEPLTTQIQYPCVSSPLSGFSDGSSSSLFLHGGHSLSDTGSPTLEDLKSTIPSGSSCHPNPFYLDSLTPDSASINSANGSFADELGLCANLSQMYLGNQHDSPYDSKDVSMGMNGVPFRDCSFTGNTPINVNKHGDYCNFNREFLDCAAVQSLFPRSPINHGSDINPTLSGLTQDYKMANLFGPRQCTKWPETVPSQLNGFGVSMDSPRHRRQMLDNYYFRGNQGPVPAASLSRNSVVDAILCAQKNGMNLMEETCMSRLSNSSLCTNLRPYLSVQHSHPLSNARTVLPSDARIPQGNLDSITSEGSFILQGEGLNYVVNRGSDRSRCQNKAAVRGTGYGKHLRRTELDTQHQVVGSHGSPRSVGIGCSFPLMPKYSSLAEARRYIYLIAKDQHGCRFLQRTFEEGTPEDVQVIFNEIIDHVVELMMNPFGNYLMQKLLDVCSEEQRMQILLIITEEPGQLVRISLNTHGTRVVQKLIETLKTRQQISLVVSALEPGFLALIKDLNGNHVVQRCLLCLNNEDNKFIFVAAAKYCVDIATHQHGCCVLQRCIGHSTGEHREKLIAEISANALLLSQDPFGNYVVQYILELGIPHATGAILLQFEGNYVHLSRQKFSSHVVEKCLAVFNDENRSRVINELLSAPHFEHLLQDPHANYVVQSALRYSEGHLHNLLVETIESHKAISRNSPYSKKIFSPNLLRK